The genomic window AGCGCGCCCGCCGTCAACAGGCCGGTCACCAGATTGGTTTCAGATCCGATCTGAACCACGGCCTGCATCATCTGCACCCCGTCATCGACCAGGGTCTTGATGGTCTGGTCGCCGACCTTGCCGATATCCTCCGCCTTGGTGACGGTTTGAAAGTAGGACTTGTCGACGATCGGCGTCAGCTCTTCGGCGATCTTCGTGTGCAACTTGTGCAGGGTATCGAGCTGACGCTCGAGACGCACGCGCAGATTGGATCTCGACACGATGACCGTGTCGAGATCGGACAGATTGTTCTCAAGCAGGCGCGCGGCCGTTTCAACATTGCCGAAAGCTTCCTTGCTCGAGCCGGCGCGAACGCGGTCGATCAGCGCGCGCAACTGCATGCTGCGGTCGTCAATCTGTGAAGCGATCGTGCGTTGATCGCGGACGTTGTCGGCGCTGACAAAGCGCGCCGCAGCGGCCGAAATCTCACCGGACATCACCGACAGGCGCAGGGCCTCGGTCATCAGCGGTACTTCGCGCTGCGCGACACGCTCGACGCCCCTTTCGGTCGACTGGAAGGATATGATTGCAACCGCAGACGCGATCACCGTCATCAGCGCGGCCGCGCCAAAGGCAAGCTGCAGCTTGACCTTGATGCCTGAACGCAACAGCAAATTGGCGGGATTGATCCAGTATCCGACCGATTTCAGCGCACGCGCGACCTTCATCTTCATTCCCCCCGGAAACGGCGCAATCCCGCTTCCCTCCAGCTACACGCATCAGTTCAGCCGGCCGCCGCCCGACAGGAACGGCGGCCGGACACTCAATTGGCCGACACCCTGATCAGCTTCTCGACGGCTTTGAATGAACCGTCGGGCTGAATCACGGTCATGAAAACCTTGCCCAAACCCTCGTTGTCCTGCGGGCCGAAGGTCATCTCCAGGCCGCCAATGTCGAACTTGCCGGTATCCTTGATGGCTTTCAGCAGGCCGGCGCGGGTCGGATTCGGTCCGGTTTTCTCAAGCGCCGCGATGGTCAGACGGCCGACGAGATAGCCCTCGAGCGAAACGAATTCCGGCTCGGCTTTCGGGTCCTTTGCCTTGATCGCGGCGTGATAGTCGGCAACCACCTTGAGCGACGTATCCCAGGGAAACGGAACGACCTGGCTGACGATCACGCCATTCCCTTCCGGGCCCAGCTCCTTGGCGAGCGGACCGGCGCCGACAAAAGAAATGTTCACAAAGACGGGATTGAATTCGATCTTGCGCGCCAGCTTGATGAATTCCGCGGACGGCTTGTAGGCGCCGACCATGACAACGGCTTCCGGCGCCGCCTTGCGCACGGCCAGCAAGGCCGTCTTGATCGCCGTGGTGTTGCGCTCATAGGTGCCTTCCGCGACGATCTCCAGCTTGCGCTTGTCCATGGCTTTCTTGAAGCCGGACAGACCCGCGCGCCCATAGGCGTCGTCTTGATAGAAAATCGCAATCTTGCTGATGCGCAGGTCTTCCGTCAGATGCTTCACCCAGGCTTCGGTTTCTGCGTCGTAGCTGGCGCGAATGTTGACCACATTGTCGCGCTTGGGGTCGCGCAGGAATCCGGCGCCGGTGAAGGCGCCGATAAACGGCATTCTGGCCGCAGCCGCGAGTGGCTGGGTGGCAACGGAGGTCGGCGTACCGACCGCGCCGATGAGCGCGAAGACCTTGTCCTCTTCGATCAACTTGCGGGTGGCAGCGATGGCTTTCGACGGTTCATAGCCGTCATCGACGCTGATGAGCTTGAGCTTGCGCCCATGCACGCCACCCTTCTGGTTGGCTTCGTCGAAGGCTGCTTCCAGACCGGCTTTCATGCCTAATCCCAGTGCGGAGGCGGGACCTTGCAGGACCGCCGCCTGACCGAAGGTGATCGAATCTGCGCTGAGCCCATCTTCAGCGTGCACACGAGTTGCGACCCCCGACAGGGCGATGCAGCCGGCCAGCACGATGGCGATGCGCACCATCGGCTTGCCGTTCGCGCCGCCCTTCGGCGATGCAACCCGCGGATGAAATGTGAACGCTTGTGGTAAATGGATCATTACCATTTATACCTCCTCGGTTCTTCCTGATGACCGAGCCCGCGGCGTTCTCTGCCAAAGCGCCTGAGCACAAATGAAAAAGCGGCGGAACAGGCCTTCCCAGGTCCGCCGCCGCGACAAATCGAATCATGCGGGAATGCCCCGCGGCTGATCCGCATTCCATTTTCGACGCGCAGTACGAGACGCAAACCCCATGGGGTCTGCGGTTGCTGCCGTCATTGCTTGTCAGGGAATCGTCGCGATGCTGCCCCAATCACCCTGAAACGAGTCTAGGATGACAAGAATTACCGTTCGGATAATTCCGGGCAGTCGCCTGTGAAATATCTCAGCCCCGCGTGCGGCTGCCGAGGTGTTGGCGCTGCTTTTCTTCGGCTTTGCAGCTGAAAACGACGGCGGAGTGCCGGGATGCACTCCGCCGCGCATGCTCTTGCGACGAATGGTCTCAGAATTCCTGCCAGTCCTGACCGACCGCCACCGCGCGAATCTGTGGCGCGCTTTCGTGCGGCGAGGACTTGGCGGATGCGGCGTGTCCGCGCCGGCCGGCCGAACGGGACGCAGCCATGTCGGCTTCGTCGAGTCGGAAGGCACCGATGCGCCGATCCATCGTCTCGGATTGCTGTTCCAGCATTTTGGCGGATGCGGCATTTTCCTCGACCAGCGCCGAGTTCTGCTGCGTTACCTCGTCCATTTGGTTGAGCGCCTTGTTGATCTCCTCGATGCCGCCCGCCTGTTCGGCGCTTGCATTGGTCATCTCGGCCATGATGTCGGCCACCTGCCTGATCGAGTCGAGTATCTCATTCAGCGAGCCGCCGGCGCGGTTGACCAGGTCGACACCGTTCTTGACTTGATCAGCGCTGCTGATGATCAGGTCCTTGATGTCCTTCGCGGCCTGCGAAGAGCGCTGCGCCAGAGTACGCACCTCGGAGGCGACCACCGCAAAGCCGCGTCCGGCCTCGCCGGCGCGCGCGGCTTCAACCGCCGCATTGAGGGCGAGCAGATTGGTCTGGCGCGCGATCTCGTCGATCACCGAGATGATGTCTGAAATCCTTCCAGAGGATTGTTCGATCTCCGCCATGGCGGCGACCGCCTGCGCTACCACCGCGCCGCCGCGATCGGCAACCTCGCGGGTTTGCCGGGTAAGCTGGTTCGCGTGCTGAGCATTCTCCGCATTCTTCTTCACGGTCGCCGCCATCTGTTCCATAGACGATGACGTCTGCTCAAGGCTCGCGGCCTGTTCCTCGGTGCGCTGCGACAGATCTGTTGTTGAGGTCGCGATTTCGGCAGCCGCGTTAGAGACTTCGGCGGAAGAGATGACGATATTTCGGATCGTATCCTGCAACTGCGCCATCGCACCGTTAAAGTCGTCGCGAATCTGTCGATAGGATTCAGGAAGATCGGTCATTCGGAACGTCAGATTGCCTTCCGCCAGATTCCTCAGTCCCTGCGCGATCGAATCGACGATCTTTGCATGTTGCGCGTCGGCCTCAATCCGGGCTTGCTCGATGGCTCTCTTTTGCGCCTCGATCGAGCCATTGACCTTTTCAGCAGCGATGCGGAAAGACCCCTGCAAGCCGGTAACGACGATACGGCGATAATGGATGTTCCGGCACGCGGCATCGAGGCTCGCGGTTGCCTCCCGAATAAAGGCGTCGCAGCGGTCAATCACATCATTCACCTTGTGCTGCACGTCGCCGAGACTTCCACCCTCGCTGATATTGGTGATACGCGCCTCGAAATTGCCTTTCCTGATCTCCTGAGCAACCGATCCGATTTTGGCCAAAACGGCCGAGTGCGCATTCTTTCGCGTCGAGCTGACGAGCAACAGGACGAGGGCGATCGCCGACACCACCATTGCTCCAACTTCAACAAGCCGATAGCCAGAAAAACCGCCTATGAGCGCGCAAACTGACGCGACCAGCGCGACGCCGCCAAAGAGCTTCGTTGCCATGGCGGAATCAAACCGAGAACATAAGTTCATCATAAGGCTTTCCTTTCGACTTCGCCCAGGCGGTTAGATATTCGAAGCCTGCGGCGAGCGCCTGCTTGCCGTTACTATGCCGACTCTCTTCCCTCAACATCGCGGAGTACAGGGGCGCTATCGTGTTGCTGAGCGCATCGCGATCCGGAGCGCGACGGTTCGAATGATAACCGACGATCTTTCCGCTCTCGTCATATGATGGCGTGACATGCGCGAAGACCCAGTAATGGTGTCCGGCTTTTGTCATGTTCTTGACATATGCAAAGATCTCGCGCCCATCGAGAATGGAATCCCACAACATTTTGAAAAGGGCGCGCGGCATATCGGGATGCCGAATGACGCTGTGCGGCTTTCCAAGCAGTTCCGCTTCGGAATAGTCCGCGATCCTGCAGAACTCGTGATTGACATAGATAAGACGACCCTTGAGGTCGGTTTTTGAGACGATCATGTCTTCCTCGCGAAAGAAGACTTCCACATTGGTTGGCACGATAGCTTTCGTCATGACACTCTCTCGGTAAGATATCGACTGCGAACTACTGAATTCCTGAAGGCACTTGTGTCGGACACGCGCGAATCCGCAGCGAATTTTTTAAATGGCGACATTGCATTCTCGATCATGAAGGAGTCGGCTAAGATTCATAATTTCGGCTTTCGGGCTGCGCGGCAGCGGTCCCGAGTACCGGTCATGAATTTCAGCTCAGACACAACCTCGCGGGATCCCTGCAACAACGCACAGGTGATTGCCGTAACTACTTGCCTTCGGCGGGTTCGCATGGCGATGCTTGAAGAGCATCTGCGTCGAACGACGAGACGAAGCTCTGGGCGAGAGCGCTGATAGCGAATGCGCGTCTCGTCCATCACGCAACATCAAGCTGCCGCAGCCATTCGATTTGCATGACTGCATCCCCCTCTCCTCAGCAGCCGCAACGCAAGCGAGAGGAGTTTGTCGATTTGGCCTTGATGCGCCGTTTATTTTTTCTGGTCAGGGCGACTGGCGAAATGATGCGGGGCAGCGCAAAAGCGCGATACCGAAATAGCAAATGATCAATGGCTATTCATCTGGGATTCGAGTACGCGCAAAAATCGCTCTTTTTGGCGAGCAGGCTTGCTTGGACGGACGGCCGGCTCTCCAGTGGGCAGAAAAATAAACTCTACGCCGCCGTTCTCCAGGGCCGTTTTGATCGCATTTAGCACATCGTCGCGCAGGCTTGACTGGCCGTCATTCTCCTCCAGCCGGCGCACGGTCGATACCGAGATATTAGCGGCCTCCGCGACATCTTTCACAGTCCAGTTCAGGATCGCCCGTGCCGCGCGAGCCTGAGCACCCGTCAGCCATTTTGCACCCGCAGCGGCGGCAGCCCCCTGGAACACATCAATCAGGATCCCGGCCCATTCCTTCACTTGCCCGTTCGATCCCCGAACCGGCGCGGCGCGCGAGTTGAACCAGCGATAGGAACCATCCTTCTGCCGCACGCGATAGGTTGCCGAATAGGGGATTTGAAGGGCAATCGCGTGAGTGCGAGCCGCCACCACGGCATCACGGTCTTCGGGATGGAGACAGCCCAGCCAGCCGCCCTCCCGATATTCCGCCAAAGTCTGCCCGGTCATTTCCCGCCATTCCGGAAAATCGCTCATCTGACCGTCGGGCGACGCCGTCCAGAGAATGATCGAAACCGCGCGCGTCAGCGTGCGATAACGCTCTTCAAGTGTTCGCAGTTCGACGACAGCGCTCTGCTTGGCACTGACATCGTAGATGAGGCCGACAACACGAGCGGGCCGACCACGGATGTTCATCACCGCTTCGCCGCGATTGGCCACCCAGCGGATACGTCCGTCGCGACGGATGATACGGAAATCGCGTTCGATCGGAATCCCCTCCTGCACAATACGATCGATATCCTGGCGGCTGAGCCGATCCTCGGGATGCATCATGCTGCGGAACAGAGACAATGAGGGCTCGGCCGACCCGGGATCAAGGCCGAGCAGGGCGTAGAAGCCGGGCGACCATTCCATACGGTCGGTCTCGATATCGAGCGACCACAGCCCGACGCCGATCTTCTCCTCGACAAAACGCAGGGTATTAACCGCGTCTTGATCCCCATCGAACGGAAGAAACATGTAAAATAATCTGCTGAATATTCCGACCTGTCCAGTCAAGCGGCAAAACAAGTTTGCAATTCTGCACTTCTTTGCACGGTTGAAAGCGCAATCAGAATTGCTCCCTTCACCGAGAAAATATGTTTTGCCTCAAACACTTAAAGAGACGGGCGGGAAAGCTGCCGACCCCTTCACACGTAATTGTTACCTGAAGCAACCATTAGGTTACCCTAGCAGTAGTCCGGTTGTGGCGCGCCCGACTTCTCAGAAGTCCTGCCAATCCTCACCCACCGCAACCGTGCGAAACTGTCGCTTGCTTCCTAGCGGCGAGCGCCGCCAACAAAAAGGGCGGCCGGCGGCCGCCCTCGCAATGTCATCTGTGCGACGACTTTAGAATTCCTGCCAATCCTGATCGTCGACCAGCGCATTGGCGCCGATGGTGCGCGGAGCCGGCCGGTCGCGACGCAGCACCGCGGGACGCGGCGCCGGCCTCTTGGCGACCACAACACCGCGCTTTGCCGTCGGCTTGCCCGCAGCCGCGACAGCGCGCTCTGGCGAGGCGCTTTTCACTGAAGCTGGTCGGACCGCCGAGGATTGCGCCGGTTCCAAACGGAAGAAAGCGATGCGCTCGCTCATCGCCGCCTGCTGCTCCTCCAGAGTCTTCGCCGTGGCCGCGTTCTCCTCGACCAAAGCCGAATTCTGCTGCGTCACCTCGTCCATCTGCGTCAGAGCACGGGTGACCTGGTCGATGCCGGATGCCTGCTCGTTGCTGGCATTGGCGATGTCGGACACGATGGTGGCGACGCCCTTGATCGATTCAACGATCTCGCTGAGCGAGGCGCCGGCGCGGTTCACCAGGTCGACGCCCTCTTTGACCTGTCCAGCGCTGCTGGTGATGAGATCCTTGATATCCTTGGCCGCCTGCGAGGAGCGCTGCGCCAGGCTGCGGACTTCGGAAGCCACCACGGCAAATCCGCGTCCGGCTTCGCCGGCACGCGCGGCTTCCACCGCCGCGTTGAGCGCCAGCAGATTGGTCTGGCGGGCGATCTCGTCGATGACCGAGATGATGTCGGAAATCTTGCGCGAGGAATCCTCAATGCGAGTCATAGCGGAGACCGCTTCCGACACAACCTTGCCGCCGCGGTCGGCGACTTCCCGCGTCGCGCGGGTAAGATCGTTGGCGCGCGTCGCATTCTCGGCGTTGTTCTTCACAGTGACGGAGATTTCTTCCATCGACGCTGAGGTCTGTTCGAGGCTCGCCGCCTGCTCTTCCGTTCGTTGCGACAGGTCGACGGTGCTGGCGGAGATTTCGGATGCCGCGTTGGCAAGCTCCGCCGTCGTCGCAGCGATCGCGCGAATGACATCCTCCAGTTGCGATGCCATGCTGTTGAAGTCGCGCTGCAGCTCCTGATACTCCTCGGAGAATTCCCCGGTCAGGCGAACCAGCAGGTTGCCTTCCGCCAATTCAGATACAGCACGGCTCAAGGCCGTGATTGCCTCTGTCTTGTTCTGGATGGCAATGTTGCGCGTATTCTCCAATTCCCGACGCGCCATTTCGGCGCTGTCCAAATAAGCAGAAATGGCGAGATCCATGTCGAGGAAGACGCTCTTGACCAGCGCGCCGATCGCTTGCGCGGCTTCTCCAGCCTTCTTGCTTTTGCCGCCGAACGCGCCTTTCGGCCAGTAATTGTCGATTGCGGCGCGAATCAATTGCTCGGTGATCAATGCGTAGCCGCCGATATACCAGCGGGCGTCGAGACCGATCCGGGCATGGGTCTGGCCGATCGTGCGCACGCTCTGGGCATACTCATCGCTGAATTCGCCGGCGCTGATCTTGCTCCAGTGCTTCAGCTGTGCGCTCTTGGCGGTCTGGATATGGGCGTCGTCTCTGAAGAAACGGCTGGTCTCGGGAAACTGCTTCACCCGCGCATAGAAACTGTCGAGCGCCTGCGGCAGTTCCTTTTCGATCAGCGGCTTAAGGGATTTTGTTGCCTCACGAGCGGAGGCGTCGAGTTTCATGAATTCAAGACGCTGACTGAGCGTCCGTTCTTCCGGCATTTCACATCACCCTGTCATGGATAGAGCGTGCGACCGCAGCGCTCCGGCTTGTGGAGAATAACGCAACACTACGCAACGCGGTGAAGACGCAGGACTGTCCGCAACGCAAACGGAGCGGCGTTTCTCAGGACAGCAGGTGATGCAGATCGATGATGGCTATCATGCCGCCTTCGATCGTCACCAGGCCGGACAGAAAATCGATGCGCGCGCTTTGCGCAGCCCGCGGCACCGGCTGCACCTGTGAGGCTTCGAATGACACAATGTCGAGCACGCGATCAGCCAGGAGGCCCACCTGCATGTCCTCCACCTGCACGATGATGACGATGTGCATCGGCGTCGCCTCGGTCAGCCCTTGGCCGAAACGGCAGCGCAAGTCGATAATCGGCACCATGACGCCGCGCAGATTGAGCACGCCGCGCACATAATCCGGCTGCTTCGGAAGATGCGTGATCTCGGACCAGCCCTTGATTTCGCGCACGGCCATGATGTCGACCCCATACTGGTCGCTGCCGATCGCGAAGCTGATCAGTTCGGTGGCAATCGATTTGTCGCCCGCCGGCTCGGATGCGTTCCAACCTGCGGCTGACTGTTCGGACGTGGCGATTGCCTGCGCTGTCATGTGCTCATCCACTCGTTGCAACTTTTACGAATGCGGCGAATCAGCCGCCCTTGCCGGATCGACCGGCGGTGTCATCATGCCGAGAAAAAGGTTTAAAATTCCTGCCATTCCTGCTCCGCGGCCACGGCAACCGCGGTGCCGCCACGGCGGACGGCCTTGCCTGCCGGGCGTTTCAGGACGGTTACAACGCTTGGCTTTTCAGCCACTTGGCGGGTAGCCGGCGCATAGCTGAAGAATCCGACCTGCTCGCTCATGGCCAATTGCTGGTCTTCCAGGGTCTTGGCAGTGGCGGCGTTTTCCTCGACCAGAGCCGAGTTCTGCTGCGTGGCTTCGTCCATCTGGCTCAGCGCCTTGTTGATCTGGTCGATGCCGGAGGCCTGATCGGAACTGGCCGCGGCGATGTCCGCGACAATGGCGGCGACGTCCTTGATCGAATCCACGATCTCATGCAGCGAGGTGCCGGCCTTGTTGACCAGTTCCACTCCCTCATGCACCTGGCCGGCCGAATTGATAATCAGGTCCTTGATGTCTTTCGCCGCCTGCGCCGAACGTTGCGCGAGGCTGCGGACTTCGGAGGCGACCACCGCGAACCCGCGCCCGGCCTCGCCGGCGCGGGCGGCCTCCACGGCTGCATTCAGCGCCAGCAAGTTGGTCTGGCGCGCGATCTCGTCGATCACGCTGATGATGTCGGCGATCTTGCGTGAGGATTCCTCGATCCGAGCCATCGCCGTCACCGCTTCCGCCGCCACCGTGCCGCCGCGGTTCGCGATTTCCCGCGTATTCTGCGCCAGTTGGTTGGCATGTTGGGCATTCTCGGCATTCTTGCGCACCGTCACCAAGATTTCTTCCATCGAGGCCGAGGTTTCTTCCAGGCTTGCAGCCTGTTCCTCGGTGCGCTGCGACAGATTGGTCGTGCTGGTGGAGATTTCGCTCGCCGCGTTGGACACTTCCGAGGTGGACTGGGCGATATTCTTGATTGTCTCCTGCAACTGGGTGATCGCCGAATTGAAGTCATCCTGAATCTTGACGTAGTCGGCGGAGAACTGATCGGTCAGGCGGTAAGTCAGGTCGCCACTGGCCAGCCGTTCAAGCCCGGCGCCGAGACCTTCCACCACCTTTGCCACCTGCCGGGACGCTTCCGCCCTGGCCGTTTCGTTGCGCGCGCGTTCCTCGTCGGCCGCGCGGCGCTGTTCCTCCGCCTGAGCCTCCGATTCCCGAAGCGCCAGCGCGTTGTCCTTGAAGACCTGCACCGCCTTCGCCATGCTGCCGACCTCGTCGCCCCGCCGCTGACCATCGACGTCCACGGTGAGATCGCCCCGGGCCAGAATTCCCATCGTCTTGACGAGTTGCGCCAAGGGCCGGACCACGCTGCGCCAGGTGATCAATACGCCGGTGACGGCGCAGAGAATAGCAATGACCCCGAGCGCGCCCATCACAAGCCCCATGCGCTCGATGGCGGCGGCAAGTTCGGCGTTGATGCGTTCGGCGCGGCGCTTGTAGAGCTGCGCCAGCGCCTCCAGATCCTTGTTCAGGGCCGAGCGCACAGAACGGTTTGCTTCATTGTCGCCCCATTGGCGCCCCGCCTTGGGATCGACCTCAGTCCCCAGCCGCACCAGCTCGCGGCGGAAATCCTGGAACTGCGCGATCCGCTTCGAGAAAGCCTCGAACTGGGCGGCGTCGTCGGCCTGCACCACGCCTTTCCACGCGCTGACCACATCGGCGATCTGGCCATTGAATTTCAGAAGATTGTTGCCGAACCGCTTGGCCGTTTTGATGTCCGGCGACATGTAGATGCCGCGCGATTCCATCACCACGGCATAGATCAGGCTGTTGACCCGCTCGACATTCTGAGCGCCGGCAAAGGCGGACTGGAGCTGTTCAGACAGAATTTCATTATTGCGCGAATTGACGACCGCGTATCCCGCCAAAACTACTGTCAAGGTACCAAGAAGGGCAAACAGCGCGTAGAGCTTGGTAGAAATGGAAATGGCGGGCAGTCTGAGCATCGAAGCAATTCCTCGTCTGAAGTTCCTTCCCGCAGCGATTGCGGGCGCGGTCGCAGTCACCTTGTAAGTTCCAAAGCAAAAGGCCGATTCGGCGCGCCCATCACACGCCGTATCGACCTCGACATTTCACAGAGATGATTAGAATTTATTTAATGCGCTTTTTCGCGACATGGAATGTCATCCACCATCGTCAGAACTCCTGCCACTCGGAATCTTCCTTCAGGGCGGCCGCGAGATTGGCCTGCATGCGACCCACCGGGCCGCACTCGGCCACACTCGGCTTCCGCACTACAGCCGGTTTTGGCGCAGGCCGCAGCGATGCGGCGGTTGCATCGGCGGCCTTCGCGACCTGGGCGCCATCAGCGTCGAAGCGGAAGAATCCGACCTGCTCGCTCATGGCGAGTTGCTGATCCTCGAGCGTCTTCGCCGTGGCCGCATTTTCCTCGACCAAAGCCGAGTTCTGCTGCGTCACTTCGTCCATCTGCGTCAGCGCCTTGCTGATCTGATCGAGGCCGCTGGCCTGCTCTGAGCTGGCATGGGCAATCTCGGCGACGATGGTCGCAACATTCTTGATCGATTCGACGATCTCATTGAGTGACGCGCCGGCCTTGTTCACCAGGTCCACGCCTTCCTGCACCTGACCCGACGAATTGGTGATCAGATCTTTGATGTCCTTGGCGGCCTGCGAGGACCGCTGCGCCAGGCTGCGCACCTCCGACGCGACCACCGCGAAACCGCGCCCAGCTTCGCCGGCACGAGCGGCTTCCACCGCGGCGTTGAGCGCCAAGAGGTTCGTCTGCCGCGCGATCTCGTCGATGACGCTGATGATATCGGCGATCTTGCGCGAGGATTCCTCAATCCGCGCCATCGCCGTCACCGCCTGCGCCACCACAACACCGCCGCGATTGGCGACATCCTGCGTGCCTTGAGTCAACTGATTGGCATGCTGGGCATTCTCGGCGTTCTTCCGGACTGTGGCGGAAATCTCTTCCATGGACGCGGAGGTTTCCTCGAGGCTTGCCGCCTGCTCTTCGGTGCGCTGCGACAGGTCGGTCGTACTGGAAGATATCTCGGAAGCGGCATTCGACACCTCGGCATTCGCCCGCGCGATGTTGGCGATCGTCTCCTGCAATTGCGCGATGGCGTCGTTGAAATCGTCCCGGACCTTCCGATACTCGTCGGCGAATTCGTCGGTCAGACGATAGGTCAGGTCGCCGCGCGCCAGACGCTCGAGGCCGTCGCCAAGGCCGGTCACCACCTTCTGCACCTGCAGCGCGGCCTCACGCTGTGCCGCTTCATTTCGCGCGCGCTCGGCTTCCGCCGCCCGACGTTGTTCGGCGGCCGCCGCTTCCGCCGCCTTTAAGGCCAGAGCATTGTCCTTGAACACCTGCACCGCCTTGGCCATCGTGCCGACTTCGTCGCCGCGCGACTGACCATCAATCTCGACCGACAGATCGCCATTCGCGAGCACGCCCATGCGCTGGGCGAGCTGCGTCAGCGGCCGCGAAATCTTGAACATGGCGATCCACAGACCCAGCCCCAGGCAGATCAGCAAAGCCGAAAAACCCATAATGTAATTGGTGAGAATGGCCGTCTTGGCGGAGGCCGAGGTGACGGCGGTCACCGCATTGGTCTGCTTTTCGAGATCGCCGGTGAAAGAGATCATCTCCTTCAGCATGTCGTCGATCTTCTTCTCGGCGCTGCCCATCACCATCGTTGCCTCGGTGATGTCCTTCTGGCTGAGGTCAATCACTTTCTTGGCGAGCTGATGCAGCTCGGCGAAATTGGCGAGGAATCTATCGTAGGTCGGCTTGTTTTCGGGGTTGGCCCGGGTGGCGTTGCCGAGGAATATCTGGGCGCGCTTGTAGCCGTCGTCGACATCGAACACGCCGCGCTTGGCCTGATCGGACCCGATATCCATGCCGAGAGTGCGGAAGGCGCCAAAGCCGATATTGGTGGCCTGACGCGTGGCGCGGGTGACCTCCAGCCGGGCCGGAACGAGCTTGGTGTTCAGTTCATCGTAGGTCCTGTCGATCTCGCTCATCATCAGCCCGCTCTGGATCACCAGAAACGCGGTGACGACGGCGAGGACCCCGATAACGCCGACGATCTTCACCGAGATTTTGAGGTGGTCGAGAAACTTCATGAAGGCCCCCATCCAGCCGAATCGCATACGGCCGAATTGTCGGGACCTGATCTCAAAATTTCCTTTAACCTTGGCCGGACGGCCACCTGAATGGCCAGCAAGGAGCTGACCGCCGCGGCACAATCTGTCTCCTTCACAAGATCAGAATTCTTCCCATTCCGCCTCGGCTTTCAGCGCCGTGGCGAGATTGGCCTGCATGCGTGCGACGGGGCCGCGCGCCACCTGGGCCGCCTTCTGCGGGACGGCCCTTGTCTGCGCCGGCTTGCGCGCCGGTTGCAACACATGGCCGCTGTCCTGATCGAAGCGGAAAAACCCGACTCGTTCGTTCATGGCCGACTGCTGATCTTCCAGAGTTTTTGCCGTCGCCGCATTCTCTTCGACCAGAGCCGAGTTCTGCTGCGTCACTTCGTCCATCTGATTCAGCGCCTTGTTGATCTGATCGATGCCGGAGGCCTGCTCGGCGCTGGCATTGGCAATGTCGGCGACGATCACGGCAACATTTCTGATCGATTCCAT from Pseudorhodoplanes sp. includes these protein-coding regions:
- a CDS encoding methyl-accepting chemotaxis protein, which produces MPEERTLSQRLEFMKLDASAREATKSLKPLIEKELPQALDSFYARVKQFPETSRFFRDDAHIQTAKSAQLKHWSKISAGEFSDEYAQSVRTIGQTHARIGLDARWYIGGYALITEQLIRAAIDNYWPKGAFGGKSKKAGEAAQAIGALVKSVFLDMDLAISAYLDSAEMARRELENTRNIAIQNKTEAITALSRAVSELAEGNLLVRLTGEFSEEYQELQRDFNSMASQLEDVIRAIAATTAELANAASEISASTVDLSQRTEEQAASLEQTSASMEEISVTVKNNAENATRANDLTRATREVADRGGKVVSEAVSAMTRIEDSSRKISDIISVIDEIARQTNLLALNAAVEAARAGEAGRGFAVVASEVRSLAQRSSQAAKDIKDLITSSAGQVKEGVDLVNRAGASLSEIVESIKGVATIVSDIANASNEQASGIDQVTRALTQMDEVTQQNSALVEENAATAKTLEEQQAAMSERIAFFRLEPAQSSAVRPASVKSASPERAVAAAGKPTAKRGVVVAKRPAPRPAVLRRDRPAPRTIGANALVDDQDWQEF
- a CDS encoding chemotaxis protein CheW, which produces MTAQAIATSEQSAAGWNASEPAGDKSIATELISFAIGSDQYGVDIMAVREIKGWSEITHLPKQPDYVRGVLNLRGVMVPIIDLRCRFGQGLTEATPMHIVIIVQVEDMQVGLLADRVLDIVSFEASQVQPVPRAAQSARIDFLSGLVTIEGGMIAIIDLHHLLS
- a CDS encoding methyl-accepting chemotaxis protein → MATKLFGGVALVASVCALIGGFSGYRLVEVGAMVVSAIALVLLLVSSTRKNAHSAVLAKIGSVAQEIRKGNFEARITNISEGGSLGDVQHKVNDVIDRCDAFIREATASLDAACRNIHYRRIVVTGLQGSFRIAAEKVNGSIEAQKRAIEQARIEADAQHAKIVDSIAQGLRNLAEGNLTFRMTDLPESYRQIRDDFNGAMAQLQDTIRNIVISSAEVSNAAAEIATSTTDLSQRTEEQAASLEQTSSSMEQMAATVKKNAENAQHANQLTRQTREVADRGGAVVAQAVAAMAEIEQSSGRISDIISVIDEIARQTNLLALNAAVEAARAGEAGRGFAVVASEVRTLAQRSSQAAKDIKDLIISSADQVKNGVDLVNRAGGSLNEILDSIRQVADIMAEMTNASAEQAGGIEEINKALNQMDEVTQQNSALVEENAASAKMLEQQSETMDRRIGAFRLDEADMAASRSAGRRGHAASAKSSPHESAPQIRAVAVGQDWQEF
- a CDS encoding ABC transporter substrate-binding protein; the protein is MVRIAIVLAGCIALSGVATRVHAEDGLSADSITFGQAAVLQGPASALGLGMKAGLEAAFDEANQKGGVHGRKLKLISVDDGYEPSKAIAATRKLIEEDKVFALIGAVGTPTSVATQPLAAAARMPFIGAFTGAGFLRDPKRDNVVNIRASYDAETEAWVKHLTEDLRISKIAIFYQDDAYGRAGLSGFKKAMDKRKLEIVAEGTYERNTTAIKTALLAVRKAAPEAVVMVGAYKPSAEFIKLARKIEFNPVFVNISFVGAGPLAKELGPEGNGVIVSQVVPFPWDTSLKVVADYHAAIKAKDPKAEPEFVSLEGYLVGRLTIAALEKTGPNPTRAGLLKAIKDTGKFDIGGLEMTFGPQDNEGLGKVFMTVIQPDGSFKAVEKLIRVSAN
- a CDS encoding PAS domain-containing protein, whose protein sequence is MTKAIVPTNVEVFFREEDMIVSKTDLKGRLIYVNHEFCRIADYSEAELLGKPHSVIRHPDMPRALFKMLWDSILDGREIFAYVKNMTKAGHHYWVFAHVTPSYDESGKIVGYHSNRRAPDRDALSNTIAPLYSAMLREESRHSNGKQALAAGFEYLTAWAKSKGKPYDELMFSV
- a CDS encoding PAS domain-containing protein, producing MFLPFDGDQDAVNTLRFVEEKIGVGLWSLDIETDRMEWSPGFYALLGLDPGSAEPSLSLFRSMMHPEDRLSRQDIDRIVQEGIPIERDFRIIRRDGRIRWVANRGEAVMNIRGRPARVVGLIYDVSAKQSAVVELRTLEERYRTLTRAVSIILWTASPDGQMSDFPEWREMTGQTLAEYREGGWLGCLHPEDRDAVVAARTHAIALQIPYSATYRVRQKDGSYRWFNSRAAPVRGSNGQVKEWAGILIDVFQGAAAAAGAKWLTGAQARAARAILNWTVKDVAEAANISVSTVRRLEENDGQSSLRDDVLNAIKTALENGGVEFIFLPTGEPAVRPSKPARQKERFLRVLESQMNSH